tgtgtgtgtgtgtgtgtgtgtgtgtgtgtgtgtgtgtgtgtgtgtgtgtgtgtgtgtgtgtgtgtgtgtgtgtgtgtgtgtgtgtgtgtgtgtgtgtgtgtgtgtgtgtgtgtgtgtgtgtgtgtgtgtgtgtgtgtgtgtgtgtgtgtgagagggattgAGGAAGGGGGTTAAGGCCAACAAATCACAGCCCACAAATCTACTCGGACGTGGGCAACAGCTGGTTACCATGGAGATGTGGAGGTAAAGCGCCAGGCGTGTTGTTTCATGTGGCTGCACACAGCAAGTGATGGGGATGGGGGGACAAAGCTGGCATAGGGAACACTCACCAGAGCCAAACAGAAGGTATCACCATTGCCAAACAGTAGGTAACATCCTTGCCAAACAGAAGGTAGCATCCTTGCCAAACAGTAGGTGACATCCTTGCCAAACAGAAGGTGACATCCTTGCCAAACAGAAGGTAACATCCTTGCCAAACAGAAGGTAGCATCCTTGCCAAACATCCTTGCCAAACAGAAGGTGACATCCTTGCCAAACAGAAGGTAGCATCCTTGCCAAACAGAAGGTAACATCCTTGCCAAACAGAAGGTGACATCCTTGCCAAACAGAAGGTGACATCCTTGCCAAACAGAAGGTGACATCCTTGCCAAACAGAAGGTAATATCCTTGCCAAACAGAAGGTAATATCCTTGCCAAACAGAAGGTGACATCCTTGCCAAACAGAAGGTAACATTCCTTGCCAAACAGAAGGTGACATTCCTTGCCAAACAGAAGGTGACATTCCTTGCCAAACAGAAGGTAACATTCCTTGCCAAACAGAAGGTGACATTCCTTGCCAAACAGAAGGTGACATCCTTGCCAAACAGAAGGTAGCATCCTTGCCAAACAGAAGGTAACATCCTTGTCAAACAGAAGGTGACATCATTGCCAAACAGAAGGTAACATCCTTGCCAAACAGAAGGTAACATCCTTGCCAAACAGAAGGTAGCATCCTTGCCAAACAGAAGGTGACATCCTTGCCAAACAGAAGGTAACATCCTTGCCAAACAGAAGGTAACATCCTTGCCAAACAGAAGGTAACATCCTTGCCAAACAGAAGGTAACATCCTTGCCAAACAGAAGGTAACATCCTTGCCAAACAGAAGGTAACATCCTTGCCAAACAGTAGGTGACATCCTTGCCAAACAGAAGGTAACATCCTTGCCAAACAGTAGGTAACATCATCCCTCTACCAGACGATTTGGACTGTGCCTATTGACAGGTCTTATGCTGTACCTGACTGCAGTACTGTGATGTAAACTCAGCCTTGCCTGGCCTGCTGATAACAAACTAATCAAAGTTTTCTTTACACTCACTTCACGTAAAACTTATCAGATTATAATTATAGAAAAATAATTATTCAAATATGACCACATAGCAACCAGTCACAGTGAGTCAGAGAGATGACGTGAACGAGTAAACAACCTCTCAACATTAAAACAGAACTTAGAGATGTACGACGGCAGTGGTTATCATCCGGCTTTTGTTCCAGGCCCAGCACTTACACACCTGAATCAAGCTAATTAACTAATCCTAAAGATAGTGTGCACAGCTCTCCAGCACCAGGGTTATTGACCACGGTGTTGTGAGACTTCCCCAACAAGTTAGACTACACTTCTCTGCTTCTATCAATGACAGAGGTAGTAGTTGTTACACATTGGTAGAGAATGAGGTGAGTTTCTCGCCAGACAATGTAAAGAGCTTTGAGCATATAGAAGAAAGAAAATAGCCAATATATGCACTAGTTTTAGATCATTCCAATTCTTGATTTGAACATGTTAAAGTATGTTAGTTCTCCCCAATAAGAAAATCAGGTGTCTCAGCAGACATTCTCTTTTACCAGAGAAACAGTCTCCCCTCCACTCTCTTTTACCAGAGAGACagtctcccctccacctctctcttttacCAGAGAGACagtctcccctccacctctctcttttacCAGAGAGACagtctcccctccacctctctcttttacCAGAGAGACagtctcccctccacctctctcttttacCAGAGAGACagtctcccctccacctctctcttttacCAGAGAGACagtctcccctccacctctctcttttacCAGAGAGACagtctcccctccacctctctcttttacCAGAGAGACagtctcccctccacctctctcttttacCAGAGAGACagtctcccctccacctctctcttttacCAGAGAGACAGTCTCCTCTACCTCCGTCTTTTACCAGAGAGACAGTCTCCACTCCAATCATTTTTACCAGAGAGACAGTCTCCTCTACCTCCGTCTTTTACCAGAGAGACAGTCTCCACTCCAATCATTTTTACCAGAGAGACAGTCTCCTCATCTACCTCCCTCTTTTACTACACTGAAAAAGGGATGAGTAGGTCATTAATTCTATTTATTACCGCGCTTCTACTGCCCTCTGATACGTTCTCTCCCTCCCacatccgtcctctctctctcccacacaaagATAACCTATCGTTAGCATAGCTAAACAATCTTACCACTCAAAGATCCACAGAGTCCCGCTTATTTTGTTGTTAACGCTGCTTTGATTTTGCCATTATGGCCATTGAACGAGACTGTCATTTCTGAGGGACGGAATTGTGTGGAGCGTCGGCGGGGCCTTTTTCATAATTGGACCTTGTCCAAGAGCGGTCAGACATATTTAAAGCAAATTCGGCGTGCGTTTTTCCCCCCAGAAatgacagagagattattacatTGATTACATGGGGAGAAGAAAATACGAACAATGTCACATAATTCAAGGAtgtttttctgtgttggaataaAGTTGAACCTTCAAAACAAATGCTGCAGCCAGGGGTTCTGTAGTCTAGACAGCACTCAGCAAACTGGGGGAAATGAGGCGCAGAACACACAGggatactgtagtgtagtttactgTAATGCAGTGTAGTTTACTGTAGtgcactgtagtgtagtttactgTAATGCAGTGTAGTTTACTGTAGTGCACTGTAGTGTAGTTGACTGTAGTGTAATGCAGTAGTTTACTGTACTATAGTTTACTGTAGTGTAGTGCGGTGTAGTTTATTGTAGTGTAATGCAGTAGTTTACTGTACTATAGTTTTACTGTAATGCAGTGTAGTTTACTGTGGTGTACTGCAGTGTAATTTACTGTACTATAGTTTTACTGTAATGTGGTGTAGTGCAGTGTAGTTTACTGTGGtgcactgtagtgtagtttactgTACTATAGTTTACTGTAGtgcactgtagtgtagtttactgtaatgtagtgtagtttaCTGTAGTGCACTGTAGTGTCGTTTACTGTAATGTAGTGTCGTTTACTGTACTATAGTTTACTGTAGTGTAGTctactgtagcgtactgtagtTTACTGTACTGCAGTCTACTGTACTGcagtctactgtagtgtagtttactgtagtgtagtctactgtactgtagtgtagtgtactgtagtctactgtagtgtagtgtagtctactgtactgtactgtagtgtagtgtagtctactgtactgtagtctactgtactgtagtctactgtagtgtagtgtagtctactgtactgtagtgtactgtagtgtggtgtaccgtctgtagtgtagtgtactgaacTGTACCGTACTGTAGTGTAGTCTACTGTGCTTTAgcgtactgtagtgtagtgtactgtagtgtagtgtactgtagcgtactgtagtctactgtagcgtactgtagtctactgtagcgtactgtagtgtagcatactgtagtgtagtgtagcatactgtactgtagtgtagcatactgtactgtagtgtagcatactgtactgtagtgtagcatACTGTAGCGTAGTGTAgcgtagtgtactgtagtgtagcatactgtagtgtagcgtagtgtactgtagtgtagcatactgtactgtagcttactgtagtgtactgtagtgtagcgtagtgtactgtagtgtagcgtggtgtagtgtgctgtagtgtatggtggtgtagtgtagtgtagtgtattgttgtgtagtgtagtctactgtggtgtagtgcagtgtagcgtactgtagtgtggtgtagtccactgtagtgtagtgcagtgtagcgtactgtagtgtagtgtagtgtagtgtagcatAGTGCAGTGCAGTGTAGTGCAGTGCAGCATAGTGTAGCGTAGTTTGTGTAGTGCAGTGTAGCGTAGTGCAGCGTAGTGCAGTGTAGCGTAGTGCAGTGTAGCATAGAGCAGTGTAGTGCAGTTTAGCGTTGTGTAGTGTAGCGCAGTGCAGCGTAGTGCAGTGTAGTGTAGCGTAGTGCAGTGTAGCGCAGTGCAGTGTAGTGCAGTGTAGCGCAGCGCAGTGTAGTGCAGTGTAGCATAGTGCAGTGTAGTTTAGCGTTGTGTGGTGCAGTGTAGCGTAATGTGGTGCagtgtagtgcagtgtagtgCAGTGTAGCATAGTGCAGTGCAGCGTAGTGCAGTGTAGTGCAGTGTAGCATAGTGCAGTGTCGCGTAGTGCAGTGTAGTGCAGTGTAGCATAGTGCAGTGTAGTTTAGCGTTGTGTGGTGCAGTGTAGCGTAGTGCAGTGTAGCGTAGTGCAGTGTAGCGTAGTGCAGTGCAGCGTAGTGCAGTGTAGCGTGGTGCAGTGTAGCATAGTGCAGTGCAGCATAGATAGTGTAGCGTAGTGTAGCGTAGTGCAGTGTAGTGCAGTGTAGCATAGTGCAGTGTAGTTTAGCGTTGTGTGGTGCAGTGTAGCGTAATGTGGTGCAGTGCAGTGTAGTGCAGTGTAGCATagtgcagtgtagtgtagtgcagtGTAGCGTAGTGTAGTGTAGCGTAGTTTGTGTGGATGCTTCCTTCATCACACAGATGAATCAGATCTGAAGGACACTACTGCTGCATCAACTAAGAGCTCATGAGCCCTGCATCTCACACACAACGTCACTCTCACACACCGTCACTCTCACACACCGTCACTCTCACACAccgtcactcacacacaccgtcACTCTCACACACCGTCACTctcacactccatcactctcacacaccgtcacacacacacacacacacacacacacacacacacacacacacacacagtcactcacacagagtcacacacagtcactcacacagagtcacacacagtcactcacacacacacacacacacagtcactcacacacacacacacacagtcactcacacacacacacacacacagtcactcacacacacacacagtcactctcacacacacacatagtcactctcacacacacacagtcactctcacacacacacagtcactcacacacacagagtcactctcacacacacacacacagtcactcacacacacacagtcgcactcacacacacacacacacacacacactgtcactctcacacacacacacacacacacacactgtcactctcacacacacacacacacacacactgtcactctcacacacacactctcacacacacacacacacacacacacacacacactgtcactctcacacacacacagtcactcactctcacacacacagtcacacacactcactcacacacacagagtcactctcacacacacacacacacacacacacacagagtcactctcacacacagagtcactctcacacacagagtcactctcacacacagagtcactctcacacacagagtcactctcacacacagtcagtcacacacacacacacagagtcacacacacacagtcactcacacacacagtcgcactcacacacacacagtcactcacacacacacacagtcgcactcacacacacacacacacacacacacacacacacacacacacacacacacacacacacacacacacacacacacacacacacacacacacacacacacacacagtcactctcacacacacacacacactgtcactctcacacacacacacactcacacacacagtcactctcacacacagtcactctcacacacacagtcactctcacacacacagtcactctcacacacacagtcactctcacacacacacacacacacacacagagtcactctcacacacacagagtcactctcacacacacagagtcactctcacacacagagtaactctcacacacagagtcactcacacacagagtcactctctctctcacacacacacacacacacacaaacacacacacacaattatttcCATGACAATAGCAAGGAAAGTGAGATTTTTGCATCTATTGAAGAGGGGGTAGAGGCACAAAGGAAAATATTAAATTATACACGCACACTCAgtcgcactacacacacacacacactcattgtgCTACCTTGCACGGTAGAGGTACTTCTTCTCCTGGGTGACCTGGTAGAGGCTGAGGAAGGAGTAGGCGTTGCCCGCCGTGCCGTGACAGATACCATAACCTTTCCTCAGCAGGCCTCTCTGTCAGATCACCTCCCCCACACTCCACAGCATCCTTCAGGTACTTCTCCTCCTGAAACACCTGGAGAGACAGGggacggggagggagggaaggggagatatgacatgagggagagaggataagagagaggaaggagggacggggagggagggaaggggagatatgacatgagggagagaggataagagagaggaaggagggacaggggacggagagggagggagggagggaaggggagatatgacatgagggaggaaggagggacaggggacggagagggagggaaggaaggggagatatgacatgagggagagaggataagagagaggaaggagggacaggggacggggagggaggggagatatgacatgagggagagaggataagagaggggaaggagggacaggggacggggagggaggggagatatgacatgagggagagaggataagagaggggaaggagggacagggagggagggaaggaaggggagatatgacatgagggagagaggataagagagaggaaggagggacggGGAGGGAGCGAAGGGGAGATATGacatgagggagagaggataagagagaggaaggagggacggAAGGGGAGATATGacatgagggagagaggaaggagggacaggggacggggagggaggggagatatgacatgagggagagaggataagagaggggaaggagggacagggagggagggaaggggagatatgacatgagggagagaggataagagagaggaaggagggacggGGAGGGAGCGAAGGGGAGATATGacatgagggagagaggataagagagaggaaggagggacggAAGGGGAGATATGacatgagggagagaggataagagagaggaaggagggacggGGAGGGAGCGAAGGGGAGATATGacatgagggagagaggataagagagaggaaggagggacggAAGGGGAGATATGacatgagggagagaggataagagagaggaaggagggacaggggagggaggggaggggagatatgacatgagggagagaggataagagaggggaaggagggacaggggacggggagggaggggaggggagatatgacatgagggagagaggataagagagaggaaggagggacaggggacggggagggaggggaggggagatatgacatgagggagagaggataagagaggggaaggagggacaggggacggggagggagggagggaaggggagatatgacatgagggagagaggataagagagaggaaggagggacgggggggagggaagg
This region of Salvelinus alpinus chromosome 8, SLU_Salpinus.1, whole genome shotgun sequence genomic DNA includes:
- the LOC139583295 gene encoding lanC-like protein 2, translating into MLIVAHKVFQEEKYLKDAVECGGGDLTERPAEERLWYLSRHGGQRLLLPQPLPGHPGEEVPLPCKVWPGAIHYLSELTQSESSLFPAFEL